One genomic segment of Salarias fasciatus chromosome 8, fSalaFa1.1, whole genome shotgun sequence includes these proteins:
- the LOC115392810 gene encoding chromobox protein homolog 2-like: MEGVTVGQVFDAECILSKRPRKGKFEYLVKWRGWSSKHNSWEPEENILDPRLLAAFHKREQERELLFQKKGKRPRGRPRKILPPAPAVTKDSRSSSSSSALSSSASSSEEEEDEEEDDDEDHGKKAKPGPRAPPVPQKRPQILLAKPDPPRKKKRGRKPLHPDLRALRQARGRPAPSPPPPPPPPPAGPPRHPQAPRGPRDEARPGVKKPLQPASFTYTGLHRSAREEAASHSSSSSSFSPSGCVWSGRSLCASSATSSSHGRAGASSHSKSSLDLKRSASDAAAFRASSLKHGGSSGSLGLHAGFAGGQMAQRSALAQRRQDGAAVPHKQQSSGLSRPAPAPTPRERANQALSLRALNLQSVGSLPGGTGAAARASLRSAGGMLVKGGAKDSRTAAGGQRCGPSAGGGAEAGRAKEKLPGGGGGGRPEERKHGLGTQSRSLTELSAGDSDESSSSESEHAALFPSNSRPSLGNTAAESDTETDWRPARSLLEHVFVTDVTANFITVTVKESPTSVGFFTEPSH, from the exons ATGGAGGGGGTCACCGTCGGCCAGGTATTCGATGCGGAGTGCATCCTCAGCAAGCGGCCCAGGAAG GGGAAGTTCGAGTATCTGGTGAAGTGGAGAGGATGGTCCTCCAA ACACAACAGTTGGGAGCCGGAGGAGAACATTCTGGACCCGCGGCTCCTGGCGGCGTTTCACAAACG agAGCAAGAGCGAGaacttctgtttcagaaaaaaggaaaacggcCGAGAGGACGACCTCGAAAGATCCTG cctcctgctcctgctgtgacCAAGGacagccgctcctcctcctcctcctctgccctctcctcctccgcctcctcctcggaggaggaagaggatgaggaggaagatgacgaTGAAGACCACGGCAAGAAGGCCAAGCCGGGCCCCCGTGCGCCCCCCGTCCCCCAGAAGAGGCCCCAGATCCTGCTGGCCAAACCCGACCCGCCGCGCAAGAAGAAGCGCGGCAGGAAGCCGCTGCACCCGGACCTCAGGGCGCTGCGGCAGGCCAGGGGCCGGcccgccccgtccccccctccccctcctcccccgccgccTGCAGGCCCTCCCCGCCACCCGCAGGCGCCGCGGGGCCCGCGAGACGAGGCCCGGCCCGGCGTGAAGAAGCCGCTGCAGCCGGCCAGCTTCACCTACACCGGGCTGCACCGGAGCGCCCGAGAGGAGGCGGcgtcccactcctcctcctcctcctccttctccccctccgGCTGCGTGTGGAGCGGCCGCTCGCTGTGCGCCTCCTCCGCCACGTCCTCCTCCCACGGCAGAGCCGGCGCCTCCTCACACAGTAAGAGCTCCCTGGACCTGAAACGCTCCGCCTCGGACGCCGCCGCCTTCAGGGCGTCTTCTCTCAAACATGGCGGCAGCTCGGGCTCGCTGGGTCTGCATGCCGGCTTTGCCGGCGGCCAGATGGCGCAGCGTTCCGCTCTGGCTCAGAGGAGGCAGGATGGCGCCGCGGTTCCCCACAAACAGCAGAGCTCGGGTCTGTCcaggccggcgccggcgcccaCGCCGCGAGAACGAGCCAATCAGGCGCTCAGCCTGCGGGCGCTCAACCTGCAGAGCGTCGGCAGCCTGCCGGGCGGCACCGGAGCCGCCGCGAGGGCCAGCCTCCGGAGCGCCGGCGGGATGCTGGTGAAAGGAGGCGCCAAAGACAGTCGGACAGCGGCCGGAGGGCAGCGCTGTGGCCCGTCGGCGGGGGGCGGAGCCGAGGCCGGCCGCGCCAAGGAGAAGCTgccaggaggcggcggcggcgggcgccCGGAGGAGCGGAAACACGGACTCGGCACGCAGAGCCGCAGCCTGACGGAGCTGAGCGCCGGCGACTCGGacgagagcagcagcagcgaatCGGAGCACGCCGCCCTGTTTCCCAGCAACAGCCGGCCCAGCCTGGGAAACACCGCCGCCGAGTCGGACACGGAGACGGACTGGCGGCCGGCGCGGAGCCTCCTGGAGCACGTCTTCGTCACCGACGTCACGGCCAACTTCATCACGGTGACGGTGAAGGAGTCGCCGACCAGCGTGGGATTCTTCACCGAGCCGAGTCACTGA
- the cox11 gene encoding cytochrome c oxidase assembly protein COX11, mitochondrial — MLLPLLLRRPAAAALLPPCVRTLCGGAPRSLRSHSELLLRRRLLPRAVPPSRGRRSRGQQDEWKARNKTVLTYIAAAGVGMIGLSYAAVPLYRLYCQASGLGGTAVAGHDAEQVATMTPVKERVIKVTFNADTHASMQWNFRPQQTEIYVVPGETALAFYRAKNPTDKAIIGISTYNVVPFEAGQYFNKIQCFCFEEQRLNPHEEVDMPVFFYIDPEFDEDPRMARVDTITLSYTFFEAKEGQKLPVPGYAFS, encoded by the exons ATGCTGCTGCCCCTGCTGCTGCGGCGCCCTGCGGCCGCCGCGCTGCTGCCGCCGTGTGTCCGGACGCTGTGCGGCGGCGCCCCGCGGTCGCTGCGCTCGCACAGTGAGCTCCTCCTGCGGCGGAGGCTGCTCCCCCGGGCCGTCCCCCCCAGCCGCGGCCGGAGGAGCCGCGGCCAGCAGGACGAGTGGAAGGCCCGCAACAAGACGGTGCTCACCTACATCGCTGCTGCCGGCGTGGGGATGATCGGCCTGTCGTACGCCGCCGTGCCACTGTACCGCCTCTACTGCCAG GCCTCTGGGCTCGGCGGCACCGCGGTGGCCGGACACGACGCCGAGCAGGTGGCCACCATGACGCCGGTGAAGGAGCGCGTCATCAAGGTGACGTTCAACGCAGACACGCACGCCAGCATGCAGTGGAACTTCAGACCGCAGCAGACCGAGATCTAC GTGGTTCCAGGTGAGACGGCGTTGGCCTTTTACCGAGCGAAGAACCCGACAGACAAAGCGATCATCGGCATTTCAACGTACAACGTGGTTCCGTTTGAGGCCGGACAATATTTCAACAAGATCCAG tgtTTCTGCTTCGAGGAGCAGCGTCTGAACCCTCACGAGGAGGTGGACATGCCCGTCTTCTTCTACATCGACCCAGAGTTTGACGAGGACCCTCGGATGGCTCGTGTTGACACCATCACGCTCTCCTACACCTTCTTCGAGGCCAAAGAGGGACAGAAGCTGCCGGTGCCGGGCTACGCCTTCAGCTGA